The Deltaproteobacteria bacterium genome has a window encoding:
- a CDS encoding universal stress protein, which yields MKKNTVKILLAVDGSKQAEDAARYVGGLLPPGRMELTLFHVAGKIPEFYWDMERFPGHNDRISAYHAWAVQHREEASSFMERARAAAVSRGIPENMVSVKIEERKVGIARDIAFESQGGYDAVVVGRTGTSRIKDLLLGSVANKLLGRLASVPLWLVGGAPANRKVIMAVDNSENAMNAVEYAGAVLAGANAQVMLLHVRRNPMIFHTKEEEDYAAVYDREIERIKGEMDSVIEEATRRLLKAGMTRESITGRVRADVESRGGAIFEEAVRGGFDTIVVGRRGLSRVEEFFMGRVSHKVIQLAREKAVWVVG from the coding sequence ATGAAAAAAAATACGGTAAAAATTCTTCTGGCGGTGGACGGGTCCAAGCAGGCCGAAGACGCGGCCCGTTACGTGGGCGGGCTTCTGCCGCCCGGTCGCATGGAGCTTACGCTCTTCCACGTTGCGGGCAAAATCCCGGAATTTTACTGGGACATGGAAAGGTTTCCCGGTCACAACGACAGGATTTCCGCCTATCACGCCTGGGCGGTCCAGCACCGGGAGGAGGCGTCCTCCTTCATGGAAAGGGCGAGGGCGGCTGCGGTTTCCAGGGGCATCCCCGAAAATATGGTCTCTGTGAAGATCGAGGAAAGAAAGGTCGGGATAGCCCGGGACATCGCCTTTGAAAGCCAGGGAGGCTACGACGCAGTGGTTGTGGGGCGCACCGGAACCAGCAGGATAAAGGACCTTCTTCTGGGAAGCGTGGCCAACAAGCTCCTGGGCCGCCTGGCCAGCGTCCCCCTGTGGCTGGTGGGCGGAGCGCCCGCGAACAGGAAGGTGATCATGGCGGTGGACAATTCGGAAAACGCCATGAACGCGGTTGAATACGCAGGCGCCGTGCTGGCAGGGGCCAACGCCCAGGTGATGCTCCTGCACGTAAGGCGCAACCCCATGATCTTCCACACGAAAGAGGAAGAGGACTACGCGGCGGTATATGACCGGGAGATCGAACGCATAAAGGGCGAAATGGACTCGGTGATTGAGGAGGCCACCAGAAGGCTCCTCAAGGCGGGCATGACCCGCGAGAGCATCACGGGTCGTGTCCGGGCGGACGTGGAAAGCCGTGGAGGGGCCATTTTCGAGGAGGCCGTTCGCGGCGGATTCGACACCATAGTGGTGGGAAGGCGCGGCCTTTCCCGGGTGGAGGAATTCTTCATGGGCCGGGTGAGCCACAAGGTCATCCAACTGGCCCGCGAGAAGGCCGTGTGGGTGGTTGGCTGA
- a CDS encoding DUF3187 family protein translates to MGIKRLIILFLLACSLAVGAAFPFGASAADSEADGPGALFCKGNVGLGPLNLASQSPFQSLRLVLTPRPPEILPSGDFEAQVIETLSNVWSFKEDKYMLDYEMLTSRLDVAYGLTDGFLVELAFEDKRYFGGILDGFISDFHDVFSVDQNSRDVYENGATQVVILDREKNKLISWKGRSAAYSQSLAVTLQHNVTCGGQWLPALSWAVTARHTFWDADEIDYDRPFDIGVSLAAAKKFGDFYAYVAPGFVWYGADRIGDIVLTSTQASLLLGLEWHFSPSWSLLLQYLAIEGACENLGPFSEASHEVSLGFKTRLGKHYLLEAGLLENIIVYANSPDFGVHAGLTRRF, encoded by the coding sequence ATGGGAATAAAAAGGCTGATAATCTTATTTTTGCTGGCCTGCTCCCTTGCAGTGGGGGCCGCCTTTCCTTTTGGGGCGAGCGCCGCAGATTCTGAGGCTGATGGGCCGGGAGCCCTTTTTTGCAAGGGAAACGTGGGACTGGGGCCCCTGAACCTGGCATCCCAGTCGCCCTTCCAGTCCCTCAGGCTGGTACTCACCCCAAGGCCCCCGGAAATCCTCCCCAGTGGCGATTTCGAGGCCCAGGTCATCGAAACCCTGTCCAACGTGTGGTCGTTCAAAGAAGACAAGTACATGCTGGATTACGAGATGCTGACCTCCCGGCTGGACGTGGCCTACGGCCTCACCGACGGTTTTCTCGTCGAGCTGGCCTTTGAGGACAAGAGGTATTTCGGCGGTATTCTGGACGGGTTCATATCCGATTTTCACGACGTGTTCTCGGTGGATCAGAACAGCCGCGACGTTTACGAGAACGGGGCCACCCAGGTGGTGATCCTGGACAGGGAAAAAAACAAGCTGATATCCTGGAAGGGCAGGAGCGCCGCCTACTCCCAGAGCCTGGCCGTAACCTTGCAGCACAACGTGACCTGCGGCGGACAGTGGCTCCCGGCCCTATCCTGGGCCGTGACCGCCCGGCACACCTTCTGGGACGCCGACGAGATAGATTACGACAGGCCCTTCGACATCGGCGTCTCCCTGGCGGCGGCCAAAAAGTTCGGCGATTTCTACGCTTACGTTGCCCCCGGTTTCGTGTGGTACGGAGCAGACCGGATAGGCGACATCGTCCTCACCAGCACCCAGGCGTCCCTTCTTCTGGGGCTTGAGTGGCATTTTTCGCCCTCGTGGTCGCTGCTTCTTCAGTATCTGGCCATAGAGGGGGCCTGCGAAAACCTTGGGCCTTTTTCCGAAGCCTCCCACGAGGTGAGCCTTGGATTCAAGACCCGGCTTGGCAAGCACTACCTGTTGGAGGCGGGGCTTCTGGAAAACATCATCGTCTACGCCAACAGCCCGGATTTCGGCGTTCACGCGGGGCTTACAAGAAGGTTCTGA
- a CDS encoding sel1 repeat family protein, with amino-acid sequence MKRIKPGLAILALLLSILPAAALADQLEEARAAYENNDYAKAFEILLPLAEKGDDEARTRIGVMFATGKGVAQDYVQAMKWYRLAADKFFLKAIDRVPAKIRNRTSIRP; translated from the coding sequence ATGAAACGGATTAAACCCGGCCTTGCTATTCTTGCCCTGCTTCTCTCGATCCTCCCGGCGGCTGCCCTTGCAGATCAGTTGGAAGAGGCCCGGGCCGCTTATGAAAATAATGATTATGCAAAAGCGTTCGAGATTCTTCTTCCTCTTGCAGAAAAGGGCGATGATGAGGCCCGGACGAGAATCGGCGTAATGTTCGCCACCGGCAAGGGTGTGGCTCAGGATTATGTCCAGGCAATGAAATGGTACCGCCTGGCCGCTGACAAGTTCTTCCTGAAAGCGATAGATCGAGTGCCGGCCAAAATCAGAAACAGGACCAGTATTCGTCCGTGA
- a CDS encoding TetR/AcrR family transcriptional regulator, with translation MARTTRSKVEIGEVKNRIIDCAIEIIEKNGVENLTMAALGSRLRMTGPNLYNYFPGRDELLISLNRKLFQGLLAELTSAAENSGPPGDRLRALVMAFIGFGTRNAHIYDLMFSRPRRITRDYAGTPQEDLAGEETRIALGAMNLAAEVLKEHITADATLNVADPHYLIVKVISELHGIISLHNSGLLFDMVEKPREVLMKMAGEIIDSALLSHQPKK, from the coding sequence ATGGCGAGAACAACGCGAAGCAAGGTCGAAATCGGGGAGGTCAAAAACCGGATCATCGACTGCGCCATCGAAATCATAGAAAAAAACGGCGTGGAAAACCTCACCATGGCGGCCCTCGGAAGCCGCCTGCGCATGACCGGCCCCAATCTCTATAACTATTTTCCGGGCAGGGACGAGCTTCTGATCTCCCTTAACCGGAAGCTCTTCCAGGGCCTTCTGGCCGAACTCACGAGCGCCGCCGAAAATTCCGGTCCTCCGGGCGACCGGCTGAGGGCCCTGGTGATGGCCTTTATCGGGTTCGGAACCCGAAACGCCCACATCTACGACCTCATGTTCAGCCGGCCAAGGAGAATAACCCGCGACTACGCCGGAACCCCCCAGGAAGATCTGGCCGGGGAGGAGACCCGCATCGCGCTTGGCGCAATGAACCTTGCGGCGGAGGTATTGAAGGAGCACATAACGGCGGACGCCACCCTGAACGTGGCCGACCCGCATTATCTGATCGTCAAGGTGATCAGCGAGCTTCACGGGATAATCTCCCTCCACAACAGCGGCCTTCTCTTCGACATGGTGGAGAAGCCGCGCGAGGTTTTGATGAAAATGGCCGGGGAAATCATAGATTCCGCCCTTTTGAGCCACCAGCCAAAAAAATGA
- a CDS encoding formate acetyltransferase, producing the protein MILQRLERLSGPGRGAALDSRGFFSFSRSIPEKSVKARGINALVYGLLQLFAHAFNLRPDLRQWLTANGKGKPGKLKFDRYLDFSVGIRSRDNQVKQTLVFENGRVRAIWGMPEKTDTSLVFRTPEHVLEMLRATPDEAMIMLVENRMNTEGNLALTNLFNFYLNLLLGKKQQEEVDKRIAENRKRLLGEAKPLSLGRREEKSQRRNSRISARSVDKGLKYLEDPFLPEWGLEDFPRLGDIHSKIFTVRPKICAERPRLLTEWHRENGFETDREGRPWNPELRQALALQHLLSNKKPIVWENDLLGGTSGTSFISPLIYPDASGTTIWGELFSCRDRELVPYEVDDETINELHYDIFPFWSRRNIREWVRDEYASPLCQRIDEHMAAFLIWKTIGASETIPDFESILTLGTSGLISKMEDELLRDKEADRKKIDTLRAMMISLQGVNACARNVASEARNQAALCKDHARREELDRIAKALSHAPERPARTLFEAVQAVWIVKIALNMENSNDGMGYGRLDQLLQPYFAADMELIPSPAARRDYVKKAVELLGCLFLKTKDHTTLNPDLANHIFGGSPPSQTVTVGGVTPDGEDAVNDMSYVILKVTELLGLDDPNVNVRYSQEKNSAEFLRRANDVNYITGATPAIHNDSAMIGALSQHGYDIRDIRDWAATGCVEPTMSGRHYGHTSAINISIVAALEMALNNGHHPLMGWDLGPQTGDISANAFPDFESFFRAFEAQFGFLIDQSVEYNNLCGKVYQKYRPSNLLSALTRGCVEKGRTVVNGGAKINSTGATCIGLADVADSLMVIKKLVFDQKKVSFRELKEAIDRNFEGHEALRKMAVNRVGFFGSGDPEAVAMANRVAGFAHDSYASRENYRGGGHHTGFWSMSSHAAYGRLTGALPSGRLSGKPFTPGLTPEPNASPNLLDNLNDVARLESKNLDNNIAFNVKVVPGLKDSHEKVVDYIHAYSLTFFQQGGMQIQMNVVSTEMLKDAMAHPENYRNLLVRISGYCAFFTQLDEDAQRELIERAEYGL; encoded by the coding sequence ATGATTTTGCAGCGACTGGAAAGGCTGTCCGGCCCGGGCAGGGGTGCTGCCCTCGACAGTCGTGGGTTTTTCTCCTTCAGCCGCAGCATCCCGGAAAAAAGCGTGAAGGCCCGTGGCATAAACGCCCTGGTTTACGGGCTTTTGCAACTTTTCGCCCACGCGTTCAATCTCAGGCCCGACCTTCGCCAATGGCTTACGGCCAACGGAAAGGGGAAGCCCGGAAAGCTCAAATTCGACAGGTATCTCGATTTTTCCGTGGGAATACGCTCCCGCGACAACCAGGTGAAACAAACCCTGGTCTTTGAGAACGGCAGGGTGAGGGCCATTTGGGGAATGCCGGAAAAAACCGACACCAGCCTGGTTTTCCGGACGCCGGAGCACGTTTTGGAAATGCTTCGGGCCACCCCGGACGAGGCCATGATCATGCTGGTGGAAAACCGCATGAACACCGAGGGCAACCTTGCCCTCACGAACCTGTTCAATTTCTACTTAAACCTCCTCTTGGGGAAAAAGCAGCAGGAAGAGGTGGACAAGCGGATCGCCGAAAATCGGAAGCGCCTTCTTGGTGAGGCCAAACCCCTATCTTTGGGGCGGCGGGAGGAGAAAAGCCAGCGGCGGAATTCCCGGATATCGGCCCGCTCCGTGGATAAGGGCTTGAAATACCTGGAAGATCCCTTTCTCCCCGAATGGGGGCTGGAGGACTTTCCCAGGCTTGGCGACATCCATTCCAAAATTTTCACCGTAAGGCCGAAAATCTGCGCCGAGCGGCCAAGGCTTCTCACCGAGTGGCACCGGGAAAACGGCTTCGAGACCGACCGCGAGGGACGGCCCTGGAACCCGGAGCTCAGGCAGGCTTTGGCGCTTCAGCACCTTCTGAGCAACAAGAAGCCCATAGTGTGGGAGAACGACCTTCTGGGAGGCACAAGCGGCACCTCCTTCATAAGCCCCCTGATCTATCCCGACGCCTCAGGCACCACCATCTGGGGCGAGCTTTTTTCCTGCCGGGACCGGGAACTGGTTCCCTACGAGGTGGACGACGAAACCATCAACGAGCTTCATTACGACATCTTTCCCTTCTGGAGCCGCCGGAACATAAGGGAATGGGTGCGCGACGAGTACGCTAGCCCCCTGTGCCAGAGAATCGACGAGCACATGGCGGCCTTCCTTATCTGGAAAACCATAGGAGCCAGCGAAACCATACCGGATTTCGAATCCATCCTCACCCTTGGAACATCGGGCCTCATCTCTAAGATGGAGGACGAGCTTTTGCGGGACAAGGAGGCGGACCGGAAGAAGATTGACACGCTTCGGGCCATGATGATCAGCCTTCAGGGCGTTAACGCCTGCGCCCGGAACGTGGCTTCGGAGGCCCGGAACCAGGCGGCCCTTTGCAAAGACCACGCGCGCCGGGAGGAACTGGACAGGATTGCCAAGGCCCTGTCCCACGCGCCGGAGCGCCCGGCCCGGACCCTCTTCGAGGCGGTGCAGGCGGTGTGGATAGTAAAAATCGCCCTGAACATGGAAAACTCCAACGACGGCATGGGCTACGGACGCCTGGACCAGCTCCTTCAACCATATTTTGCCGCCGACATGGAGCTTATCCCAAGCCCCGCCGCACGGAGGGACTATGTCAAAAAGGCGGTGGAACTCCTGGGCTGCCTCTTTCTCAAGACCAAGGACCACACGACCTTGAACCCGGACCTTGCCAACCACATCTTCGGCGGAAGCCCCCCCAGCCAGACCGTCACCGTGGGCGGCGTCACCCCCGACGGCGAGGACGCGGTCAATGACATGAGTTACGTGATTTTGAAGGTCACCGAGCTTCTGGGCCTGGACGACCCCAACGTTAACGTGCGCTACTCGCAGGAAAAGAACAGCGCCGAATTTTTGCGCAGGGCCAATGACGTCAACTACATCACAGGGGCCACACCCGCCATTCACAACGACAGCGCCATGATCGGGGCGCTTTCCCAACACGGCTACGACATCCGGGACATCAGGGACTGGGCCGCCACCGGCTGCGTGGAGCCCACCATGAGCGGACGCCACTACGGCCACACCTCGGCCATCAACATCTCCATCGTAGCGGCCCTGGAAATGGCCTTAAACAACGGCCACCATCCCTTAATGGGATGGGACCTGGGGCCTCAAACGGGTGATATCAGCGCTAACGCCTTCCCCGACTTCGAGTCCTTTTTCAGGGCCTTCGAGGCCCAGTTCGGCTTTTTGATCGATCAGTCGGTGGAATACAACAATCTTTGCGGCAAGGTTTACCAGAAGTACCGGCCCTCGAACCTCCTGTCGGCCCTCACACGCGGCTGCGTGGAAAAAGGACGCACGGTGGTCAACGGCGGGGCGAAAATCAATTCCACCGGAGCCACCTGCATAGGGCTGGCCGACGTGGCGGACTCGCTCATGGTGATCAAAAAGCTCGTGTTCGATCAAAAAAAGGTGAGCTTTCGGGAATTGAAGGAGGCCATAGACCGGAACTTCGAGGGCCACGAGGCCCTTCGCAAAATGGCCGTCAACCGTGTGGGCTTTTTCGGGTCAGGCGACCCGGAGGCCGTGGCAATGGCAAACCGGGTGGCGGGCTTCGCCCACGATTCCTACGCAAGCCGCGAAAACTACCGGGGAGGCGGGCATCACACCGGCTTCTGGTCCATGTCCAGCCACGCGGCCTACGGCAGGCTCACGGGAGCCCTTCCATCCGGGCGGCTCTCCGGCAAGCCCTTCACCCCCGGCCTCACCCCGGAGCCCAACGCGTCCCCGAACCTTCTGGACAACCTAAACGACGTGGCGCGCCTTGAATCCAAAAACCTGGACAACAACATAGCCTTCAACGTAAAGGTTGTGCCGGGGCTAAAGGACTCCCACGAAAAGGTGGTGGATTACATCCATGCATACTCGTTGACCTTTTTCCAGCAGGGCGGGATGCAAATCCAGATGAACGTGGTTTCCACCGAAATGCTGAAGGACGCCATGGCCCACCCGGAAAACTACCGGAACCTTCTGGTCAGGATTTCCGGCTACTGCGCCTTTTTCACCCAACTGGACGAAGACGCCCAGAGGGAGCTGATCGAACGCGCTGAATACGGCCTGTAA
- a CDS encoding glycyl-radical enzyme activating protein, whose amino-acid sequence MAKKPLILDIKGHTLDDGPGIRSVIFFKGCPLNCVWCHNPESKKPEPEISFDPKECVGCKACVDACPEGTISFDLPHRVDRARCTLCMACAEACPSKALAPVGKLMEIEDIVDAVIRYKPFFDTSGGGVTLSGGEPTLFPEFLSGVLKALKAAGIHTLLETSGHFLRERFETLILPWVDDIYMDIKFISPDSHKKHCGIPNERILDNFRWLHSIKEGRGIGLLPRTPLVPGITDTEENLSAIAGFLKDLNVEKAALLAYNPLWHDKNFKIGEENILGREEIMTKWMSRERIGECEAIFKEAGIRLV is encoded by the coding sequence ATGGCGAAAAAGCCTCTCATACTGGACATCAAGGGGCACACCCTGGATGACGGGCCTGGGATACGGTCCGTCATCTTTTTCAAGGGCTGCCCCTTAAACTGCGTGTGGTGCCACAACCCCGAAAGCAAGAAGCCGGAGCCCGAAATCTCCTTCGACCCCAAGGAATGCGTCGGCTGCAAGGCCTGTGTCGACGCCTGCCCGGAAGGCACCATCTCCTTCGACCTGCCCCATCGCGTGGACCGCGCCCGCTGCACCCTTTGCATGGCCTGCGCCGAGGCCTGTCCTTCCAAGGCCCTGGCCCCGGTGGGAAAGCTCATGGAGATCGAGGACATCGTGGACGCCGTCATCCGCTACAAGCCCTTTTTCGATACGTCGGGCGGCGGCGTCACCCTCTCCGGCGGGGAGCCCACCCTGTTCCCGGAATTTTTGTCCGGGGTGTTGAAGGCTCTGAAGGCCGCAGGTATTCACACGCTTCTGGAAACCAGCGGCCACTTTCTACGGGAGCGTTTTGAAACCCTCATCCTTCCCTGGGTGGACGACATCTACATGGACATCAAGTTCATCTCCCCCGATTCCCACAAGAAGCATTGCGGGATTCCCAACGAAAGGATCCTCGATAACTTTCGCTGGCTCCACTCCATAAAAGAGGGCAGGGGGATCGGGCTTCTTCCGCGCACCCCCCTGGTGCCCGGCATCACCGACACGGAGGAAAATCTTTCGGCCATCGCAGGCTTTCTTAAAGACCTGAACGTGGAAAAGGCGGCCCTTCTGGCCTACAACCCGCTCTGGCACGACAAGAACTTCAAGATCGGCGAGGAAAACATCCTTGGCAGGGAAGAGATCATGACAAAGTGGATGAGCCGGGAGCGTATCGGGGAATGCGAGGCTATTTTCAAGGAAGCGGGAATAAGGCTTGTGTGA
- a CDS encoding penicillin acylase family protein, giving the protein MRKKGLVPSPGRTGGHDWEGFVPNGSLPFSINPEPKQA; this is encoded by the coding sequence ATGCGCAAAAAGGGCCTCGTTCCATCTCCGGGCCGGACCGGCGGGCACGACTGGGAAGGCTTCGTGCCCAACGGGTCGCTTCCCTTTTCCATCAATCCCGAACCAAAACAGGCATAG
- a CDS encoding C_GCAxxG_C_C family protein — MLTETDILERMMYMADNGYNCSQILMDLTLKQLGRNNPDLVRAMSGLGDGCGFFQETCGVMTSAACVISLFAGKGADDENEERYLLPMLQDLNDWFQEEIGAKYKGTRCRDIVGDLVGTPSGKQICGGVVLMAWAKVNELLQSYGYPRDTAQP; from the coding sequence ATGCTCACCGAAACGGACATCCTTGAGAGAATGATGTACATGGCCGATAACGGTTACAATTGCAGCCAGATTCTGATGGACTTGACCTTAAAACAACTGGGCAGAAACAATCCCGATCTCGTGCGCGCCATGTCCGGCCTCGGCGACGGCTGCGGATTTTTCCAGGAAACCTGCGGAGTAATGACCAGCGCGGCATGCGTTATTTCGCTTTTTGCGGGGAAGGGCGCAGACGACGAAAACGAGGAAAGATACCTGCTTCCCATGCTTCAGGACTTAAACGACTGGTTTCAGGAGGAAATCGGCGCGAAATATAAGGGTACGAGGTGCAGGGATATCGTGGGCGATCTGGTTGGCACTCCTTCCGGCAAACAAATTTGCGGCGGCGTGGTTCTGATGGCCTGGGCCAAGGTGAATGAATTGCTTCAATCCTATGGATATCCGCGCGACACGGCGCAACCCTGA
- a CDS encoding SEL1-like repeat protein — MQHTKSALALLALLLLILPAIAFCDQLEDAKAAYEKKDYAKALEIFHSLAKKGNAEAQSILGTMYAKGQGVPLDYSEASKWYRKAAEQKNSTAQLNLGRMYNNGDGVPQDFSEAVKWYNMAAEQGNPNAQFCLSGMYETGRGVSKNSVEAAKWCHKAAEQGHGLAQYNLGVMYGEGIGLPLNIVQSYIWSLRAVESLQGHDEDQVNAMTNASLALSKMTSAQIDEAERLEWEWSRLPTNSIKNDP; from the coding sequence ATGCAGCACACAAAATCTGCCCTTGCGCTTCTTGCCCTGCTTCTCCTAATCCTTCCGGCGATTGCCTTTTGCGATCAGCTTGAAGACGCAAAGGCCGCCTACGAGAAAAAGGACTATGCAAAGGCGTTGGAGATTTTCCATTCATTGGCAAAAAAGGGTAATGCAGAGGCTCAATCGATACTCGGCACAATGTATGCCAAGGGCCAAGGCGTTCCCCTGGATTATTCAGAGGCTTCAAAATGGTATCGAAAGGCGGCGGAACAAAAAAATTCAACCGCGCAATTAAATCTTGGCCGGATGTACAATAATGGCGACGGCGTGCCTCAAGACTTTTCCGAGGCCGTGAAATGGTACAACATGGCGGCGGAACAAGGAAATCCGAATGCTCAATTTTGCCTTTCCGGGATGTATGAAACCGGTCGGGGCGTATCAAAAAATTCTGTCGAGGCTGCCAAGTGGTGCCACAAGGCCGCCGAACAGGGGCACGGTTTGGCTCAATATAATTTGGGCGTCATGTACGGAGAAGGTATAGGCTTACCCCTAAATATTGTTCAATCGTATATTTGGTCCCTTCGGGCGGTAGAAAGTTTACAAGGGCATGATGAAGACCAAGTCAATGCAATGACGAACGCCAGTCTTGCATTGTCAAAAATGACCTCTGCCCAAATAGACGAGGCCGAACGCTTGGAGTGGGAGTGGAGTCGACTACCCACTAACAGTATCAAAAATGACCCCTAA
- a CDS encoding thymidylate synthase translates to MNMHLITARDLPDLWFQAVHDILDHGRRFTIDKGSYAGQTRLEYDFFAARVRLPGTLPLLPDIPPALGIPNPVENDYIYGGPGRDRSYLEYLMTPEKAEGESYTYGERLTRVPVTGQTLSWWQEGNCEIINLEEVDGKAVFREGDDLFINQIEWIIAAYKKYGHRNNQMVLQVAQPSDLALCDPPCLRHIDTRIQDGALNFFVYFRSWDLWAGLPANLAGIQHLKEYMAASIGVKDGEMLVESKGLHIYGYAEQLAKLRCLRD, encoded by the coding sequence ATGAACATGCATCTCATCACCGCCCGCGACCTGCCCGACCTCTGGTTCCAGGCCGTGCACGACATCCTGGACCACGGGCGGCGCTTCACCATAGACAAGGGCTCATACGCCGGCCAGACCCGGCTGGAATACGACTTTTTCGCCGCAAGGGTGCGCCTTCCCGGCACCCTGCCCCTTTTGCCGGACATCCCCCCCGCTCTCGGAATCCCCAACCCCGTGGAGAACGACTACATCTACGGCGGCCCTGGCCGGGACAGGAGCTACCTGGAATACCTCATGACCCCGGAAAAGGCCGAGGGCGAGAGCTACACCTACGGCGAGCGCCTCACCCGCGTTCCGGTCACCGGCCAGACCCTTTCCTGGTGGCAGGAGGGCAACTGCGAGATAATCAACCTGGAGGAGGTGGACGGCAAGGCGGTTTTCAGGGAGGGCGACGATCTTTTCATCAACCAGATAGAGTGGATAATCGCGGCCTACAAAAAATACGGGCACCGCAATAACCAGATGGTGCTCCAGGTGGCCCAGCCTTCGGACCTGGCCCTTTGCGACCCGCCATGCCTGCGGCACATAGACACCCGCATCCAGGATGGGGCCTTGAACTTTTTCGTCTATTTCAGAAGCTGGGACCTCTGGGCCGGGCTTCCCGCCAATCTGGCCGGAATCCAGCACCTGAAGGAATACATGGCGGCCTCCATAGGGGTAAAGGACGGCGAGATGCTGGTGGAATCCAAGGGCCTGCACATCTACGGCTACGCGGAACAACTGGCCAAACTCCGCTGCCTGAGGGACTGA
- a CDS encoding carbon-nitrogen hydrolase family protein: protein MKVAAIQMTAKPADVSANLEMAKRLVEDAFRAGAELVVLPEFFPSAVNFHPDFIRASRPADGEPFLLLRDLAKKHGGFVGGSFMADTGGDTVNRFVLANPDGSFGFHDKDLPTMWENCYYVGGSDDGIIDTPIGPVGAAMCWEFVRTQTAKRLRGRVKMVVGGSCWWGLPEKLLPGFPRSLDDEMLEIMKDTPSRMARILGVPVVHAAHAGHFTGKMPLIPGFPFKSHMLGETSIIDAEGKILARMAWQDGEGFVSAEIEPKISQGGREPIPESFWIPKLPWQIRLAWAYQNFHGKWYYRLRTRPLRQKMG from the coding sequence ATGAAGGTTGCTGCGATTCAGATGACGGCCAAACCGGCGGACGTTTCCGCCAACCTTGAAATGGCTAAAAGGCTTGTGGAAGACGCCTTCCGGGCGGGCGCGGAACTGGTTGTACTGCCCGAATTTTTCCCCTCTGCAGTGAACTTCCACCCGGATTTCATCCGCGCCAGCCGTCCGGCAGACGGCGAGCCCTTCCTGCTTTTGCGCGATCTGGCGAAAAAACACGGCGGCTTCGTGGGCGGCTCCTTCATGGCTGACACCGGCGGCGACACCGTCAACCGCTTCGTGCTGGCCAATCCCGACGGATCCTTCGGATTCCACGACAAGGACCTTCCCACCATGTGGGAGAACTGCTACTACGTGGGCGGCTCCGACGACGGAATCATAGACACCCCCATCGGGCCGGTGGGAGCCGCCATGTGTTGGGAGTTCGTGCGCACCCAGACCGCAAAAAGGCTTAGGGGCAGGGTGAAAATGGTTGTGGGCGGCTCCTGCTGGTGGGGGCTTCCTGAAAAGCTCCTTCCGGGTTTTCCAAGAAGCCTGGATGACGAGATGCTGGAAATCATGAAGGACACCCCGTCCCGCATGGCCCGCATCCTTGGGGTACCGGTGGTTCACGCGGCCCACGCCGGTCATTTCACCGGAAAAATGCCCCTCATCCCAGGCTTTCCCTTCAAATCCCACATGCTGGGGGAAACCTCGATAATCGACGCCGAAGGAAAAATCCTCGCCCGCATGGCATGGCAGGACGGAGAGGGATTCGTAAGCGCCGAAATCGAACCAAAAATCAGCCAGGGTGGCCGCGAGCCCATTCCCGAAAGCTTCTGGATACCGAAGCTGCCCTGGCAGATACGCCTTGCCTGGGCCTACCAGAATTTCCACGGCAAATGGTACTACCGCCTGCGCACGAGGCCCCTTCGCCAAAAAATGGGGTGA